The Gemmatimonadaceae bacterium genome has a window encoding:
- a CDS encoding glycosyltransferase family 1 protein — MPNRMRLAVFTDTYAPQVNGVARTLGRLTESFRERGGDATVVTVEAGEHGTVHAGHAGGKRERLAEDVLRWPAIPFWAYPELRIATPRVSEARRLLRELKPDLVHAATPFGIGLAAREAARAEGIPLVSSFHTDFAAYLRHYNLQALSAVAWPYLRWFHNGGARTFVPTARGAEDLRRRGFDGVRVWGRGVDGARFSPRYRSRALRSAHGVRDHDLLFISVGRLASEKGIDRILAAAHSLLPLGGGRIRLALVGDGPAESRYRASAPPGTIFTGRLLGDALSEFYASADGFVFASTTDTFGNVLLEAMASGLPVIAPDSGPTLDVANEGNALVVPVRDPQALAGAMQRLAGDAALRMKLRVRSLQSAAERDWKRVWDDLFAEYAAVLEARPLVSPAAPARAIITAL, encoded by the coding sequence GTGCCGAATCGCATGCGGCTGGCGGTCTTCACGGACACCTACGCCCCTCAGGTCAATGGTGTCGCGCGAACGCTCGGGCGCCTGACGGAGAGTTTCCGCGAGCGGGGCGGCGACGCGACGGTGGTCACGGTGGAGGCTGGCGAACACGGGACAGTCCACGCCGGGCACGCCGGAGGCAAGCGAGAGCGCTTGGCTGAGGACGTGTTGCGCTGGCCGGCCATCCCGTTCTGGGCGTATCCCGAACTCCGCATCGCGACGCCCCGCGTGAGCGAGGCCCGTCGCTTGTTGCGCGAGCTGAAACCGGACCTGGTGCACGCCGCCACGCCATTCGGCATCGGACTTGCCGCCCGCGAAGCCGCCCGCGCCGAGGGCATACCGCTCGTGTCGTCGTTCCACACCGACTTTGCGGCGTACTTGCGCCACTACAACCTGCAGGCGCTCTCTGCCGTGGCGTGGCCGTATCTGCGCTGGTTTCACAACGGCGGCGCGCGCACCTTCGTGCCGACGGCGCGTGGGGCCGAGGATCTGCGGCGCCGCGGCTTCGATGGGGTGCGCGTGTGGGGTCGCGGCGTGGACGGCGCGCGATTCTCGCCACGGTACCGTTCGCGTGCCCTGCGATCCGCGCACGGAGTGCGCGATCATGATCTGCTCTTCATCAGCGTCGGTCGCCTTGCCTCGGAGAAGGGCATTGACCGCATCCTCGCGGCCGCGCATTCACTCCTTCCCCTCGGCGGCGGCCGGATACGGCTGGCGCTCGTCGGCGACGGACCGGCGGAGTCGCGATACCGTGCGTCCGCGCCACCCGGCACCATCTTCACCGGCCGACTGCTCGGCGACGCGCTCAGCGAGTTCTATGCCTCGGCCGACGGATTCGTCTTCGCCTCCACCACGGACACGTTCGGCAACGTGCTGCTCGAGGCGATGGCGTCGGGGCTGCCGGTGATCGCGCCTGACTCGGGTCCGACGCTGGACGTGGCGAACGAGGGCAATGCGCTGGTCGTCCCCGTGCGCGATCCGCAGGCGCTCGCCGGGGCGATGCAACGACTGGCCGGCGACGCCGCGCTGCGCATGAAGCTGCGCGTTCGCTCCCTGCAGAGCGCTGCGGAGCGGGATTGGAAGCGAGTCTGGGACGACCTGTTCGCTGAATACGCCGCGGTGCTCGAGGCGCGCCCCCTGGTGTCACCGGCGGCCCCCGCCCGAGCGATCATCACCGCGCTCTGA
- a CDS encoding Ppx/GppA phosphatase family protein, whose translation MTSAPLRLHTPPSRAAREDGTQRIAAIDIGSNSIRQIVADVSANGAIRVIDEMKAAPRLQAGLHETGALGEEPVRLAVESLTRMAALARQLGCKRIEAVATSAVRNATNGAAFLRQVRETAGLRVRILAGEEEARLAFRSALAHFDLGRGRAVVMDIGGGSVEFALAAEGIVERYVSLPFGAVRLTEEFLTDRPAPKGVRKLRKAIRDDIRRVLPVRDWRGAELIGSGGTFTNLAGMVLNRQGIRVAHSVHGTRVSWHEIEHLLELLQELTPTERLAVAGLNAARADIILAGLAVAAEVCERIEPRGLVTSAYGIREGLLLETAKVAPVVSDPGEGRERSVREFAERCHYEEPHARQVQLLALQLFDSLGARLGCVPADRQVLADAALLHDVGYHINYQKHHKHSFHLIQHADFLGITPDEQTVMAHVARYHRGSAPDRVKHVEYGALDRATRARIQRLAALLRVADGFDRGHSAAVEKLRVRWLRRALRITAQPSAMAPSVRLELWGAARKKGLLEEMAGAPVEIVAPDGSVVEDTDGG comes from the coding sequence GTGACCTCTGCCCCGCTGCGCCTCCACACCCCGCCGTCCCGCGCCGCGCGCGAGGACGGGACGCAGCGCATTGCCGCCATCGACATCGGCTCGAATTCCATCCGCCAGATCGTCGCCGACGTCTCGGCGAACGGCGCGATCAGGGTCATCGATGAAATGAAGGCCGCGCCGCGCCTGCAGGCCGGCCTGCACGAGACGGGCGCGCTGGGCGAGGAACCGGTGCGACTGGCCGTCGAGTCGCTCACCCGCATGGCGGCGCTGGCGCGACAACTGGGCTGCAAGCGCATCGAGGCGGTCGCAACCTCGGCCGTTCGCAACGCCACCAACGGCGCCGCCTTTCTGCGCCAGGTGCGCGAGACCGCCGGATTGCGCGTGCGCATCCTGGCGGGTGAGGAGGAGGCGCGCCTCGCCTTCCGCAGCGCGCTGGCACACTTCGACCTCGGCCGCGGCCGGGCCGTCGTGATGGACATCGGCGGCGGGTCGGTGGAGTTCGCGCTGGCCGCCGAGGGGATCGTCGAGCGCTATGTCTCGCTGCCATTCGGCGCGGTGCGCCTGACGGAGGAGTTCCTCACCGATCGTCCGGCCCCAAAGGGGGTCAGGAAGCTGCGCAAGGCGATCCGCGACGACATCCGGCGTGTCCTCCCAGTGCGCGACTGGCGCGGCGCCGAACTGATCGGATCGGGCGGCACCTTCACCAACCTTGCCGGCATGGTGCTCAACCGGCAGGGAATCCGCGTCGCCCATTCCGTGCACGGCACGCGCGTGTCGTGGCACGAGATCGAGCACCTCCTCGAATTGCTGCAGGAACTCACGCCCACCGAGCGTCTCGCCGTGGCGGGACTCAACGCGGCGCGCGCCGACATCATCCTGGCCGGGCTTGCCGTCGCGGCGGAGGTGTGCGAACGCATCGAGCCGCGCGGCCTCGTGACGTCGGCCTACGGCATCCGCGAGGGGCTGCTGCTGGAGACCGCCAAGGTGGCGCCGGTGGTCAGCGACCCCGGCGAGGGGCGCGAGCGTTCCGTGCGCGAGTTCGCCGAACGCTGCCACTACGAGGAGCCCCACGCGCGGCAGGTGCAGCTCCTCGCGCTCCAGCTCTTCGATTCGCTGGGCGCGCGCCTCGGCTGCGTGCCCGCCGACCGGCAGGTGCTTGCCGACGCCGCACTGCTGCACGATGTGGGCTATCACATCAACTACCAGAAGCACCACAAGCACTCGTTCCATCTCATCCAGCACGCCGATTTCCTGGGCATCACGCCGGACGAGCAGACCGTGATGGCGCACGTGGCGCGCTACCACCGCGGCTCGGCGCCGGATCGCGTAAAGCATGTCGAGTACGGCGCGCTCGACCGCGCGACGCGCGCGCGCATCCAGCGACTCGCCGCCCTGCTGCGCGTGGCCGACGGCTTCGACCGCGGCCACTCCGCGGCCGTCGAGAAACTGCGGGTGCGCTGGCTGCGGCGCGCCCTGCGCATCACGGCGCAGCCGAGCGCCATGGCGCCGTCGGTGCGGCTGGAATTGTGGGGCGCGGCGCGCAAGAAGGGACTGCTCGAGGAAATGGCCGGCGCGCCGGTGGAGATCGTGGCGCCCGACGGCTCGGTCGTCGAGGACACCGACGGCGGGTGA
- a CDS encoding glycosyltransferase family 1 protein: protein MRILHCTDTYPPQVNGVSVVTALAVDGLLAQGIEVGLIRPEYPACASSVFGEMRAPTAACALPACDFPAYPGVRLAWPNAGAVERFARAFAPDLIHADTEFVVGRLGARTARRLGIPLVTSFHTDFAQYTESYGVPWLRSTVTRSLVRFHRRARRIYTPSSVTADWLSRHGLTQSEVWGRAVDTRVFHPNRYSRTWRERLGVGDAVLFLHVGRLAAEKNVQLLLDGFALARQALGDRACLVIAGDGPASAAMRGAAPAGVHFVGFIDRQRELPSLYASADAFLCASTTETLGLVILEAMASGLPVAAVSAGGVADHLRSYDNGIAVAARAESFAAAIIELADKPTLRARLGVGAREWAVAIGWDAELARLADSYREVLDRNSTGNPDRPNDSRSTATRVAVS, encoded by the coding sequence ATGCGCATTCTTCACTGCACCGACACCTATCCGCCGCAAGTCAACGGCGTGAGCGTCGTCACCGCACTCGCTGTCGATGGCCTGCTCGCCCAGGGCATCGAGGTCGGGCTGATCCGCCCCGAATACCCGGCGTGCGCGTCCAGCGTCTTCGGCGAGATGCGGGCGCCGACGGCCGCGTGCGCCCTGCCGGCCTGCGATTTCCCGGCCTATCCCGGGGTACGACTGGCCTGGCCGAACGCCGGCGCGGTGGAACGCTTCGCACGCGCGTTCGCACCGGACCTGATCCACGCCGACACCGAGTTCGTCGTCGGACGCCTTGGCGCGCGCACCGCACGGCGACTCGGCATCCCGCTGGTCACGTCGTTCCATACCGACTTCGCCCAGTACACGGAGTCGTACGGCGTGCCGTGGCTGCGGTCGACCGTCACGCGCTCCCTCGTGCGGTTTCATCGCCGGGCGAGGCGCATCTACACCCCGTCATCGGTGACCGCCGACTGGCTGAGCCGCCACGGCCTCACGCAGTCGGAGGTGTGGGGGCGTGCGGTGGATACTCGCGTGTTCCATCCGAACCGGTATTCGAGGACCTGGCGCGAGCGACTCGGCGTCGGCGACGCGGTGCTGTTTCTGCACGTCGGCCGCCTGGCCGCCGAAAAGAACGTGCAGCTGCTGCTCGATGGCTTCGCGTTGGCGCGGCAGGCCCTCGGCGACCGTGCCTGCCTGGTCATCGCGGGAGACGGTCCGGCGTCGGCCGCTATGCGGGGCGCCGCGCCGGCCGGCGTCCACTTTGTCGGATTCATCGACCGCCAACGGGAGCTTCCCTCGCTGTACGCGAGCGCCGACGCCTTTCTCTGCGCCTCGACTACCGAGACGCTGGGCCTCGTGATCCTCGAAGCGATGGCGTCGGGCCTTCCCGTGGCGGCGGTATCCGCGGGCGGCGTGGCGGATCATCTGCGTTCGTACGACAACGGCATCGCAGTCGCCGCACGCGCGGAGAGCTTCGCCGCGGCCATCATTGAGCTGGCGGACAAGCCGACGCTTCGGGCGCGACTTGGCGTCGGCGCGCGTGAATGGGCGGTGGCGATCGGGTGGGACGCCGAACTCGCCCGGCTGGCCGACAGCTACCGCGAGGTGCTGGACCGCAACAGTACGGGAAACCCGGATCGCCCGAACGATTCCCGCTCGACCGCCACCCGGGTCGCCGTCAGCTAG
- a CDS encoding phosphatase PAP2 family protein encodes MRGPLLLRLEARDRALYSRMALSATAPLSSTRLWIAVTHLGGATSAILAVLLPLLFTEGAVRQAAALGAWSLLVSHVVVQIVKRNAGRPRPKPARQGRSLVGVPDKFSFPSGHACAAMSVAFAYGMCMPAFAVPLTILAVIVGMSRVRLGVHYPGDVLVGEMIAIATVLAFWTLG; translated from the coding sequence ATGCGCGGCCCGCTGCTGCTCCGCCTGGAGGCGCGTGACCGGGCACTGTACTCCCGGATGGCGCTTTCAGCGACCGCGCCGCTCTCCAGCACGCGACTCTGGATTGCCGTGACGCACCTCGGCGGTGCGACCAGCGCGATTCTGGCGGTTCTGTTGCCGTTGCTGTTCACCGAGGGTGCGGTCCGACAGGCGGCCGCGCTCGGCGCATGGTCGCTGCTCGTCTCGCATGTCGTGGTGCAGATCGTCAAGCGCAACGCCGGGCGGCCGCGACCCAAGCCGGCGCGGCAGGGACGCTCGCTCGTGGGCGTGCCCGACAAGTTCTCGTTTCCATCGGGCCATGCGTGCGCGGCGATGTCCGTGGCCTTCGCGTACGGCATGTGCATGCCCGCGTTCGCGGTGCCGCTCACGATCCTCGCCGTCATCGTCGGCATGTCGCGGGTTCGTCTAGGCGTGCACTATCCCGGGGATGTCCTCGTCGGCGAGATGATCGCGATCGCCACCGTGCTTGCCTTCTGGACGCTGGGCTAG
- the ppk1 gene encoding polyphosphate kinase 1 — protein sequence MASKSRPHLLNRELSWLAFNARVLHEAADTRTPLLERLKFLSIVSTNLDEFYMVRVAGVRRQVAAGFGKVGRDGVSPAELLDRIDERVREMVAEQTRILDEEVLPELAGHGVRLLQISDLDANERLAVDAFFDAQVFPVLTPLAVDPGHPFPYISNLSLSLAVELREPETGIEHFARVKVPKSLPRWVPVRSLQYLPLEDLIGAHLGRLFPGMEITGHHTFRITRFSDLEIAPTEEPEDLLAMIEEQVFQRRFGEVVRLEVQRGMPAQLRTLLLSELRETEDPEMAPLTEREVHEPGRLLDLGDLMALAMLDLPELRDPPFVPVTPVELRDGRSIFDVLRERDLMVHHPFDSFPATVERFLDEAARDEHVLAIKLTLYRTSGDTAVVRALTEAAQAGKQVAVLVELQARFDESNNITWARTLESFGVHVAYGIPGMKTHAKVALVVRREPDGIRRYVHIGTGNYNSKTARTYTDYGLLSANEALGADVSELFNMLTGFSRQREYRALLVAPVNLRERLLELIAREADNARDGKPARIVAKMNALVDSQVMDALCEASNAGVEMDLLVRGICCLRPGVPGESERIRIVSVVGRFLEHSRLWRFENGGDPEFYLGSADWMPRNLDRRVEAMVPILDKSLHPRLEAVLNVFLTDNRQAWDLHSDGAWVQRRATDEAERASHRRLLRESWGMPRTSGAGREVPAAAVATPG from the coding sequence ATGGCGTCCAAGAGCCGGCCACACCTTCTGAACCGCGAGCTGTCCTGGCTCGCCTTCAATGCACGGGTGCTGCACGAGGCAGCGGACACGCGCACGCCGCTGCTCGAGCGGCTGAAGTTCCTGTCGATCGTCAGCACCAACCTCGACGAGTTCTACATGGTCCGCGTCGCCGGCGTGCGCCGGCAGGTCGCGGCCGGATTCGGCAAGGTGGGACGTGACGGCGTCTCGCCGGCCGAACTGCTCGACCGCATCGACGAGCGCGTGCGCGAGATGGTGGCGGAACAGACGCGCATCCTCGACGAAGAGGTGCTGCCGGAGCTCGCCGGACACGGCGTGCGGCTGCTGCAGATCTCCGATCTGGACGCGAACGAACGGCTGGCGGTGGACGCCTTCTTCGACGCGCAGGTCTTTCCGGTGCTCACGCCGCTGGCCGTCGACCCGGGGCACCCGTTCCCGTACATCTCCAACCTCTCGCTCTCGCTCGCGGTGGAACTGCGCGAGCCCGAGACGGGGATTGAGCACTTCGCGCGCGTGAAGGTGCCCAAGTCGCTGCCGCGCTGGGTGCCGGTGCGCTCGCTGCAGTACCTCCCGCTCGAGGACCTGATCGGCGCCCACCTGGGCCGGCTTTTCCCGGGGATGGAGATCACCGGGCACCACACGTTCCGCATCACGCGCTTCTCGGACCTGGAGATCGCGCCGACGGAGGAGCCCGAGGACCTGCTGGCGATGATCGAGGAGCAGGTCTTTCAGCGTCGCTTCGGCGAGGTGGTGCGGCTCGAGGTGCAGCGCGGAATGCCCGCGCAGCTGCGGACGCTGCTGCTCAGCGAACTGCGCGAGACCGAAGATCCCGAAATGGCGCCGCTCACCGAGCGCGAGGTCCACGAGCCGGGGCGCCTGCTCGACCTCGGCGACCTGATGGCTTTGGCCATGCTCGACCTGCCCGAGCTGCGCGACCCGCCGTTCGTGCCGGTGACGCCGGTGGAGCTGCGCGACGGACGGTCGATCTTCGACGTGCTGCGCGAACGCGACCTCATGGTGCACCATCCGTTCGACTCGTTCCCGGCGACGGTGGAGCGCTTCCTCGACGAAGCGGCGCGCGACGAGCACGTGCTGGCCATCAAGCTGACCCTCTATCGCACGTCGGGCGACACGGCGGTGGTGCGGGCGCTCACCGAGGCGGCGCAGGCGGGGAAGCAGGTGGCCGTGCTCGTGGAGCTGCAGGCGCGCTTCGACGAATCGAACAACATCACCTGGGCGCGCACCCTCGAGTCCTTCGGCGTGCACGTGGCGTATGGGATCCCGGGGATGAAGACGCACGCCAAGGTGGCGCTCGTCGTGCGGCGCGAGCCGGACGGCATCCGCCGCTACGTGCATATCGGCACCGGCAACTACAACTCGAAGACGGCGCGCACCTACACCGACTACGGCCTGCTCAGCGCGAACGAAGCGCTCGGCGCCGACGTGTCGGAGCTGTTCAACATGCTCACCGGCTTCTCGCGGCAGCGCGAGTATCGCGCCCTGCTCGTCGCCCCGGTGAACCTGCGCGAGCGGCTGCTCGAGCTCATTGCGCGCGAGGCGGACAACGCGCGCGACGGCAAGCCGGCGCGTATCGTCGCCAAGATGAACGCGCTCGTGGACAGTCAGGTGATGGACGCGCTGTGCGAGGCCTCGAACGCCGGCGTGGAGATGGACCTGCTCGTGCGCGGCATCTGCTGCCTGCGCCCGGGCGTGCCGGGCGAGTCGGAGCGGATTCGCATCGTGAGCGTCGTGGGACGCTTTCTCGAGCACTCGCGCCTGTGGCGCTTCGAGAACGGCGGTGACCCGGAGTTCTACCTCGGCTCCGCCGACTGGATGCCGCGCAACCTCGACCGGCGCGTGGAGGCGATGGTGCCGATCCTCGACAAGTCGCTTCACCCGCGACTCGAGGCGGTGCTGAACGTCTTCCTCACCGACAATCGCCAGGCGTGGGACCTGCACAGCGACGGTGCCTGGGTGCAGCGTCGCGCGACGGACGAAGCGGAACGCGCGTCGCACCGGCGATTGCTGCGCGAGTCGTGGGGGATGCCGCGCACGTCAGGGGCTGGGCGTGAGGTGCCCGCGGCGGCTGTCGCCACGCCGGGCTAG
- a CDS encoding fibronectin type III domain-containing protein codes for MFQFRRLAAFAFAASAALTACGTDSSTAPTITPVIGASASALSASAVKLTFNSKAGDTGYNIERAEGAAGAFAQVGTVAAPSSAGPVSYTDAGLKVSTAYRYRVITVRGGSTSIPSAEISVTTLAFGNAAADITTDITASRTLFADTTYTLKGFIHVANGATLTIQPGTTIKGDYTILGSSLMVLRGAKIQAIGTADAPIVFTSSRPVGSRQAGDWGGLILVGNALINRSGTVEIEGSGTDGQAVVGGKNYQVLYSGGTTATDNSGELKYVRVEFAGFAPSLNNELNSFTFAAVGSGTRVSYVQAVNGLDDSFEFFGGGFDFRNAVAYEGEDDQFDMSEGWSGTMQYLISYKSTNIAIRTGAGSYASDMQGIENDGCNGSGCDLGFDTAPFTTPVVANFTLIGAGVQSIHGAGGGYGMMLRRGTGGYYVNGVLARYPAAGISLRDVATYARAGSTAIPDLATADLAVKNVYIAETPNAFQAASATQNLFDLAGNSITLSSATTAASLFTALPATGAVPAGASAFDFTPASGSAIATGGLATFTGKLATKAGTLVTGTTYLGAASPTGAKWWQGWTNYVRN; via the coding sequence ATGTTCCAGTTCCGCCGCCTCGCGGCGTTTGCCTTCGCCGCCTCCGCCGCACTGACCGCCTGCGGCACCGACAGCAGCACCGCGCCGACGATCACGCCCGTCATTGGTGCCTCGGCCTCGGCCCTGTCCGCGTCAGCGGTCAAGCTGACGTTCAACAGCAAGGCTGGTGACACGGGATACAACATTGAGCGCGCCGAGGGCGCCGCGGGCGCCTTCGCGCAGGTCGGCACGGTGGCCGCGCCGTCGTCGGCCGGTCCGGTGAGCTACACGGACGCCGGCCTCAAGGTGTCGACGGCCTACCGCTATCGCGTCATCACGGTGCGTGGAGGCAGCACGAGCATTCCGTCGGCCGAGATCAGCGTCACGACCCTGGCGTTCGGCAATGCCGCGGCGGACATCACCACCGACATCACCGCCAGCCGCACGCTGTTCGCCGATACGACCTACACGCTCAAGGGCTTCATTCACGTGGCCAATGGCGCCACGCTGACCATTCAGCCCGGCACCACGATCAAGGGCGACTACACCATCCTCGGCTCGTCGCTCATGGTGCTGCGCGGCGCCAAGATCCAGGCGATCGGCACGGCCGACGCCCCGATCGTCTTCACGTCGTCGCGTCCGGTCGGCAGCCGGCAGGCCGGTGACTGGGGCGGCCTGATCCTCGTGGGCAACGCGCTCATCAACCGCAGCGGCACGGTGGAAATCGAGGGCTCCGGCACGGATGGCCAGGCCGTGGTCGGCGGCAAGAACTACCAGGTCCTGTACTCGGGCGGCACCACCGCCACCGACAACAGCGGCGAGCTGAAGTACGTGCGCGTCGAGTTCGCCGGCTTCGCCCCGTCGCTGAACAATGAGCTCAACAGCTTCACGTTCGCGGCCGTCGGCTCGGGCACCCGCGTTTCGTACGTGCAGGCCGTCAACGGCCTCGACGACTCCTTCGAGTTCTTCGGCGGCGGCTTCGACTTCCGCAACGCCGTCGCCTACGAGGGCGAGGACGACCAGTTCGACATGTCCGAGGGCTGGAGCGGGACGATGCAGTACCTGATCTCGTACAAGTCCACCAACATCGCCATCCGCACCGGCGCCGGTTCCTATGCGTCGGACATGCAGGGCATCGAGAACGACGGCTGCAACGGTTCGGGCTGCGACCTTGGCTTCGATACCGCGCCGTTCACCACGCCGGTCGTCGCCAACTTCACCCTGATCGGCGCCGGCGTGCAGAGCATCCACGGCGCGGGCGGCGGCTACGGCATGATGCTCCGCCGCGGCACCGGTGGTTACTACGTGAACGGCGTCCTTGCCCGCTATCCCGCGGCCGGCATCTCGCTCCGCGACGTCGCGACGTACGCGCGTGCGGGTTCGACCGCCATTCCGGACCTGGCAACCGCCGATCTCGCGGTGAAGAACGTCTACATCGCGGAGACGCCGAACGCCTTCCAGGCGGCGTCAGCCACGCAGAACCTGTTCGATCTCGCCGGGAACAGCATCACGCTCAGCTCGGCAACCACCGCAGCCTCGCTCTTCACGGCGCTTCCGGCCACGGGTGCCGTGCCCGCGGGCGCCAGTGCGTTCGACTTCACGCCGGCGTCCGGTTCGGCCATCGCGACCGGCGGCCTCGCCACATTCACCGGCAAGCTGGCCACGAAGGCCGGGACGCTGGTGACGGGCACGACGTACCTGGGCGCCGCGTCGCCGACGGGCGCGAAGTGGTGGCAGGGATGGACCAACTACGTGCGCAACTAG
- a CDS encoding alkaline phosphatase family protein yields MRTFFPRVRRVTVVVLDGLRPDAIEKFSLYTVARLAEQGASTLRGRSVTPSVTAAAMATLLTGASPERHGLQSDRFQLPRARGLLHPWPKMLSAHQLETTVLMARIPSLFMPVARGFASLLGVSETRFAGDRCGDIVSDALGVLERQRTGVVMLHLPDADRAGHAHGWMSPEYADAAGRMDNALGRLVRAIDLDDPAELVIACADHGGGGARPTAHDSDHPADTTVPVVLAGGDVFQGDLGPDVAFADLPATVVWSLGLPIPATYAGQPLCHAFQRSELAA; encoded by the coding sequence ATGCGCACGTTCTTCCCTCGCGTCCGTCGCGTCACCGTGGTGGTGCTGGACGGGCTGCGTCCCGATGCGATCGAGAAGTTCTCGCTCTACACGGTTGCGCGCCTGGCCGAGCAGGGCGCCTCGACGCTGCGGGGCCGCTCGGTGACGCCGAGTGTCACCGCGGCGGCGATGGCCACCCTGCTGACCGGCGCATCTCCCGAGCGGCACGGATTGCAATCCGACCGCTTCCAGCTGCCGCGTGCGCGCGGCCTGCTGCATCCGTGGCCGAAGATGCTAAGCGCGCACCAACTCGAGACCACGGTGCTGATGGCGCGCATTCCGTCACTGTTCATGCCGGTGGCGCGCGGCTTCGCCAGTCTGCTTGGCGTTTCCGAAACACGATTTGCCGGCGATCGATGTGGTGACATCGTGTCGGACGCCCTCGGCGTGCTCGAGCGGCAGCGCACGGGCGTCGTAATGCTGCACCTGCCGGACGCCGACCGCGCCGGGCATGCGCACGGCTGGATGAGTCCGGAGTACGCGGACGCCGCCGGGCGCATGGACAATGCCCTGGGGCGGCTGGTGCGGGCGATCGACCTGGATGATCCCGCCGAGTTGGTCATTGCCTGCGCCGATCACGGCGGTGGCGGCGCTCGGCCCACGGCGCACGATAGCGACCATCCCGCTGACACCACGGTGCCGGTGGTGCTCGCGGGAGGTGATGTCTTTCAGGGAGATCTCGGGCCCGATGTCGCCTTCGCCGATCTTCCGGCGACCGTGGTATGGAGCCTCGGGCTGCCGATTCCCGCGACGTACGCGGGACAGCCGCTCTGCCATGCGTTCCAGCGCTCGGAACTGGCGGCGTGA